In one Dermacentor variabilis isolate Ectoservices chromosome 4, ASM5094787v1, whole genome shotgun sequence genomic region, the following are encoded:
- the LOC142580003 gene encoding uncharacterized protein LOC142580003 gives MAAEEYPRKPSGNDALALRLLRTNTWSCYYGLPLWGFTSAKLKEIMRGLLSELPDSHGRKPRLLSRPCNVLGGHGRKVEEAFFCVASTGSRKPHAAGLVHSSEKVSLVFVAGSVNARTLLAYKLGNSFGVALLALQLAPWQLSMVAAWGLSFLEPEDRSLCCLELNMDGVIMGFSAEVLGQLPPPSRRVTAEDGRNFLLALCKHVSKHVLPLRYQELPLHSVHFLNRFLLDHEGTMLVHKTTLVTRLFKYLLFTVEQAVLGNPPETAILEEEWQ, from the exons ATGGCAGCTGAAGAGTACCCCAGGAAGCCAAGTGGCAACGATGCCCTGGCATTACGGCTGCTGCGGACCAACACATGGAGCTGCTATTATGGACTGCCCCTGTGGGGATTCACTTCTGCCAAACTCAAGGAGATAATGCGGGGCTTGTTGTCAGAACTTCCTGACAG CCATGGGCGCAAGCCACGTCTTCTGTCACGGCCGTGCAACGTGCTCGGTGGCCACGGGAGGAAGGTCGAGGAGGCATTCTTCTGCGTGGCAAGTACAGGCTCCCGGAAGCCTCATGCTGCAGGGCTGGTGCACAGTAGCGAGAAGGTCTCGCTGGTGTTCGTAGCAGGGTCAGTGAATGCTCGAACTCTCTTGGCCTATAAGCTGGGAAACAGCTTTGGAGTCGCCCTACTCGCTCTACAGCTGGCCCCGTGGCAGCTCTCCATGGTCGCAGCGTGGGGCCTCTCCTTCCTCGAGCCAGAGGACCGCTCATTGTGCTGCCTGGAACTGAACATGGACGGCGTCATTATGGGCTTCAG TGCGGAGGTACTTGGCCAGCTGCCGCCGCCCTCAAGGAGGGTCACGGCCGAGGATGGCCGGAATTTCTTGCTCGCCCTCTGCAAGCATGTGTCGAAGCATGTGCTGCCACTTCGCTACCAGGAGTTGCCCCTGCACAGTGTGCACTTCCTCAACCGGTTTTTGTTGGACCATGAGGGGACAATGCTGGTGCACAAGACCACGCTGGTGACCAGGCTCTTCAAGTACCTCCTGTTCACCGTGGAACAAGCAGTCTTGGGCAACCCACCCGAGACCGCTATCCTCGAGGAAGAGTGGCAGTGA